The genomic window GAATGTGTAGGCGACATTTTCATTCTCCATCTGATGGATGGTGCACGTCGAATACACGAGTATGCCGCCAGGCTTCAAATAATTTTTTATATTGGATAGGATGGCAAGCTGGAGGGCGACGAGGCTGTCTATATCCTCCGCTTTCCGCTCATATCTTATTTCCGGTTTCCTCCGGATGACACCAAGGCCGGAGCATGGTGCATCCACAATGATGCGGTCGTATTGCCTTGGATAGTCCTTCTGTGTAGCATCCCCCTGGAAAGCTTCATAGTTGGCAAGTCCAAGGCGTTCTGCCTGCGCTTCTATCAATGGAAGCTTATGGTCATGGATGTCAGAGAGGTCGACGTGCCCGTCACGCACCTTCTCCAGCGCATGCAGGCCTTTGCCGCCGGGTGCGCTGCATGCATCGAGGATGACGTCGCCGTCTTCAGGCGCAAGTGCATCATTGACGAGCATGGAGCTGACATCCTGGATGCTGAACAGCCCCTCCTTGTAGAACTTCGACTGGAGCACCTCACCGCCCACTTCGATGGCATCGGCCTGTATTTCGGAAGGCATCGCGCCAAGTCCTTCTTCATGAAGCTTTTCGACGAGCGCCGCACGGCTGATGCGCGCCGTGTTCGTACGGATGTACATCTTCGGACGGCTGCCGAGCGCCATGGCAATCTCCCGTGCCCCATCCATGCCGTGATGAGTCTTCCAGTGTGAGATGATCCACTCCGGTATGCTCGCTTCAATCGACAAGCGGGCAGTGCTGCTCCTGATGTCACCATAGCTCTGTAGCGGCTTGCGCTCAAAACTGCGGAGTATGGCATTGATGGCATTGGCGGCCTGCGGTCCGCCGCGTTTCTTCGCGATGTCCACCGCTTCGTTAATTGCCGCATAGTTCGGCACACGTTCAAGCCATATGATCTGGTAGACGGTGATGTCGAGCAGATTCCTCTGCCAGCGCTTCAGCTTTGTACGGATGAAGGGCCTGATGTGGAAATGTATGGTCAGACGCCTCGAAATTGTACCATAGACGATCTCGGTGAGCAGCCCCCTGTCATTCGCCGGAAGCCCTTCCCTGCCGATCATGTCATTCAGTATGATATTGCTGTAGCCACCTTCATCCATGACCCTCGTATAGGCATCCAGTGCGAGTTTACGTACCGTCATCTATTCCACCTGCCCAAGGACAGTGCCGGCGATATCCTGCCTGCCTGCTGCAAATTCTGATGCCCGTGTACGCTTTTTGCCGGCCAGCTGCACTTCCGTGACTTCCAACAGGCCGCCATCGCCGCAGGCGACCTTCATGCCTTCAGGCGACGTACCGACGATCGTGCCGGGTGCTTCCTTGGAGGTGCCTTCCGGCGGGTTCGCCCCATAGACTTTGAGACGCTTTCCGTCGATTTCCGTATAGGCACCGGGCCATGGCGACAGCCCCCGTATATGGTTGAATACACTGCGGACATCCTGTGACCAATCGAGCCGCTCATCCGACTTCGAGATGTTCGGGCTCACGGTAGCGGTGGATCCATCCTGTGGCACCCTTTCGTTTCTTCCTTCAAGTATGTCGGGGAGCGTCTCCATGAGGAGCCCGGCCCCCATCTGCGACAGCCTGTCGTGCAGCGATCCCGTATCATCCGTGTCCCGGATTTCTGTAGAAGTGCTGCTGATGACATCTCCGCTGTCCAGGCCTTCAGC from Salinicoccus sp. RF5 includes these protein-coding regions:
- the rsmB gene encoding 16S rRNA (cytosine(967)-C(5))-methyltransferase RsmB codes for the protein MTVRKLALDAYTRVMDEGGYSNIILNDMIGREGLPANDRGLLTEIVYGTISRRLTIHFHIRPFIRTKLKRWQRNLLDITVYQIIWLERVPNYAAINEAVDIAKKRGGPQAANAINAILRSFERKPLQSYGDIRSSTARLSIEASIPEWIISHWKTHHGMDGAREIAMALGSRPKMYIRTNTARISRAALVEKLHEEGLGAMPSEIQADAIEVGGEVLQSKFYKEGLFSIQDVSSMLVNDALAPEDGDVILDACSAPGGKGLHALEKVRDGHVDLSDIHDHKLPLIEAQAERLGLANYEAFQGDATQKDYPRQYDRIIVDAPCSGLGVIRRKPEIRYERKAEDIDSLVALQLAILSNIKNYLKPGGILVYSTCTIHQMENENVAYTFMKENEDIEFDPFTLKAFDFEGPYRQILPQEAGTDGFFIARFRKKEKQ
- the fmt gene encoding methionyl-tRNA formyltransferase, with protein sequence MTETIIFMGTPDFSVPILEKLHEEYNVAMVVSQPDKPVGRKRVMTPPPVAQAAKALGIPLFQPEHVRDEAAIAKIEEVGPDLIITAAYGQILPKALLEVPRLGAINVHASLLPRHRGGAPIHRAIMEGDSETGVTLMYMAEGLDSGDVISSTSTEIRDTDDTGSLHDRLSQMGAGLLMETLPDILEGRNERVPQDGSTATVSPNISKSDERLDWSQDVRSVFNHIRGLSPWPGAYTEIDGKRLKVYGANPPEGTSKEAPGTIVGTSPEGMKVACGDGGLLEVTEVQLAGKKRTRASEFAAGRQDIAGTVLGQVE